The sequence below is a genomic window from Brevibacillus laterosporus.
CATTTAGAAGATTTGCTGTCAGTGTGTGAAGTGAAACCAATGCTCAATCAGATAGAGATGCATCCATATTTGATCCAGAAAGAACTACGTCAGTACTGCGAACAGCATGGGATTTATGTAGAGGCATGGCGCCCGCTGATGCGAGGTAATCTAGAGGTTCCTCAACTGCAAGAACTGGCAGAGCGCTATCAGAAAACACCTGCCCAAATCGTACTGCGCTGGGATTTGCAGCATAAGGTATTGGTAATACCCAAATCTGTACGAAAAGAACGGATCATTGAAAATGCGGATTTGTTTGATTTTGAACTTACGGATGAAGATATGGCTATGTTAGACGGCTTGAATCGCAATCAACGGTTTGGACCTGATCCCGATCATTTTGATTATAAATAAGTGTGCAATATACAAAAAAACATTTCACGTGTCCTTAGATAGGAGCGTGCAATGTTTTTTGCTGTTAAAGGGGAATTTGATCAAAACGATACCGATTGATACTAGCATTTTTATCTGTGACCAGGGTTCGTGGCTGACTGACCCCCAACAAGATGTACTCGTCCGTAAAGCAAATTCCACGTGGATAACCTGGATGATATAACTTATGAATATGGTCATTCTCTTGTATCAAAAGACATTGTAGGCCCGAATTGCATACATATCGACAGTTACCCTCTTGTTTGGGAGAGTGTGGATCAGTCAGTGTGGTCCAGAGTTTTTCAGACTTGTACAAGAAGGTAAGAAGAAATATATATAGAATTTTCGGATAACTATTAAAAAGGGCCGCTTCATATACTCAAAATAATTTTATATTCACTTAATATTCTGTGTCTGCATTTTAAAATCATTTAGTACCAAAAATCACAATTATAATGGTTTTGTAAATAGCAAAAAGTTCCTTTGATTAAGGAACTTTCTGCTATTTATTCAAAAAAAAACGAATGATAAAGTAATATTACAAAAAAATAATGAAAAAAATTCCAGCCATAAAGAAATATGCTCTATGTTGGAAAATTCATTACATCTACAATAGAAAAGAGTCGATACGATGAAGTTACCTAAAATGTATAAGTGTTTACTGGCAACTGCACTCCTTGGTCCATTCACCACCTATCCAGAAATATCACATGCGGCATCAAGCGAGAAAGAAGTAATAAATGAACAAGACGCTAATTTTAAAGGCTTATTGGGCTACTATTTTAATGATAAAGAGTTAAAAGAAACCGCTCTGATTTCGAATTCAGAGTCTGGTGATTTATCCGTTGATAATGATCAAATCGATGATATGCTACCTGATGAATTAAAACAATTTCAATCCGCTATGTGGACAGGATTTATAAAAGCAGGAAAATCAGGTAAATACACTTTCTCCACGTCAGATAATGACCACACCATGTTATGGATAGATAATCAAAAAGTCATCGATCAATCCTCCTCTACTCAAAAAATCAACCTAGAAAAAGGGAAGCTTTATAAAGTAAAAATAACTTATCAGCCAGAATCCTCTTCAGCTAACGAATTTGGCTTACAGTTAAAATGGATAACTCCTGCAGGAACTGAAGAAATAATTCCAGAGGGAAATTTACTTCTACCTGACATAAAAAATCAACCAGAGAATGAATCTAGTAGAAAAAAAAGAAGTATTACAGCAACTTCTGATGACGGAGTTGAAGATAGTGATGGTGACGGCATCCCTGATTCGTTAGAAATCGAGGGATATACCTTAGATGTCAAGAATAAAAAACTTCTCCTAATGCCTTGGATTGAAAAGGTCCATGGAAAAAAAGTAACGAAATTTGGAGAACCGTTAACAAAATATACATCCTCACCTATGAAATGGAGCACAGCTTCTGATCCATATAGCGATTTCGCGAAAGTATCAGGAATCATTGATAAGAAGGTACAAGTGAAACATCCGTTACTTGCTGCGTATCCTAATTTACAGGTCCATATGGACAAATTCATTATCTCGAAAAATAGAAATGAAGCGCTTGAAAATGGTGGGAATACAAATAGCACAATCAGTGGAAGTACTTCTACAAGCAATACTCATTCAACAGAAGCTTCTGTTGGAGCTGAACTTAAGGTTTCCTTATTAGACTTTGGTGGAAGTGTATCCACTAATTTTAGCGACAGCAATTCACAAACAGTAACGATAGATCATTCGAGTTCTGAGAGTTTGGGAAAGAACTGGTCCAAGAGCATAGGCTTAAATGCAGGAGAAGCTGCCTATTTTAATGCGAATATCCGATATGTTAATAATGGTACGGCCCCTATCTATGAAGTAGCACCAACTACTTCACTCGTACTGGGTAATAACGACACCATTGCAACAATTAAAGCAAAAGAAAACCAACTTGCAAATGTAGTGTTACCAGACCGTTTTTATCCAAGTAAAGATCAAGCAGCCATTTCCCTACAAACCAAAGACGATTTTGGTTCTAGTCCCATCACAATCAATAAAGATCAACTTGATAGACTAGAGCAGACAAGACAGATGCGATTAGAAACAGATCAAGTCTCAGGTTATGTAGGAGTGGTTGATCCTAAAACAAAATTGGTATCAGTCGATAAAGATAAGCAATGGAGTCATATTATCCCTCAAATTGAGGAAACAACTGCTCGATTGATCTTAAAAACACCAGACGATTCAGAGATAGAAAGACGAGTAGCCGCCGTTGATCCTGATGACATGATCGAACAAACGAAGCCAGATGTTACATTAAAAGAAGCGCTCAAATTAGCTTTTGGGTTTGAAGACAAGAACGGAAAATTATATTACAAAAATACTAGTATAGATGATTTTAAATTGGTGTTTGATGAAGAAACAGCTGAAAATATAGAAAAACAATTAGAAGACATGGAAACAGAAAATATCTATGACGTCCAATTACATGCTCGAATGAATATACTAATCTCACCGAAGAAGGATGAACCTATTGTTGATGTTGAGGTATCTGGCTGGGAAACAATAGATGGAGAAGAGTATTACTATAGATTTGATGAGATGCAAACTGGTTGGCAAACGATAGATGGGAAAAAGTATTATTTTAAGGAAAATGGTGTGCTAGTACCCAGCAGAGTAATTGAGGATGGTACCTATCAAATAAAAACAGCAGTAAAGAATACAAGTCTAGTTGATTGGAATAGAAGCGATAATAATATTACTGTGTGGGAAACGAGCAATGGAAGTAATCAAAAATGGAAATTAGAATATGATAACTCTCATAAAGCTTATGTGATTAGAAGTTTAGAAAATAACGATAAAATTATGGCTTGGAATGCTTATCAGGATTCAACTAATGTATTTGCTACACAGTTTGAAGGGAAGGCAGAACATTTTTGGATTCCTGAATTGATAGATAATGGTTTCTATATTTTAAAAAACAAGAAAGACCCTACTAAAGTGTTAGATGTAGATGGTTCGGCTACTTCAAACGGGTCCAACATTCAGGTACGTGATTATAAAGGCACTGATAATCAAAAGTGGAAATTAGAACAAATGAAAGCAAATTAAGTTGTCAGTCAACATTTGTACAAGGAAATGAACATGAAGGTCATTGCTGAACCTCCCGATATCCTATAGATGTCAAAAATGGTCCCTCTTTTCCATAGTAATCACATAATAGATTTACTAAAAAAGAGGGCTGTTTTCTTCCTTTGTCGAGGACACTGATAAACGAGTGATTTATTCCTCGATGGAGATACAAAAGACTCTACTACCTTCGGGGGTTCCACTACATGTAAGGAGGAATTTAGATGACACACAGAAATAAAATGCTAAAAGTCCTGAGTACAACTGCTATGCTGTTGGCTTTAACAGCCACTTCTCCAGCGTTTTCCTATATTACTCATGCGGCAAATGGAATACATGATGTAGAAGATAAAAAGAAAGAGGATAAAGAAAAAAAAGATAAAGAGGATAAAGAAAAGAAAGAGAGAGAGAAAAAATCCAGAGAAGAAAGAATGAAAGAAATTAGTAAAGGAATTGTAACAACTGAGGTTAGCAGTGAAGAAAAACAGCGATTACAAGATACCCAAGCACTATTAAACAAACTTTCGCCTGAAGTATTGGAGATGTATGAAAAGGTGGGAGGAAAAATTCATCTGACAGATAAAAATATTGCAGAAAATTCTACTCTCCAGGATATCAGTGAAAAAGATAAACAGATAAAAGATAGCGAAGGAAATGAAGTTTCCTTAGATTCTCATTTTGTATTTTCAATAGGTGGTAAAAACCCAGCTCTGATTATACATACAGAAGAGTATTCGGAAAGCCACACCAAAAGCAAAGAGGTATATTATGAGGTAGGAAAAGCAATCGCTCGTGACACGTTAGGTGAAAGTGCTTTTGTAAATGAAACGTTTTTAGATGCTGTACATCAAGCAAAAGCAGACGAAGATGCAAGCGCGTTACTCCTTTCACATCTACCTCCTCATGAAGGTGAGTATGATACCACATATGTGAAAGAACACACCAATGAATTTCGAGAGGTGTTTGCACAGGCCTTTTCGTATTATTATGAACCTAGTTATCAACCTGTATTAAAAGCTTATGCACCAGAAATGTTTAGGTACATGGATGACATGAGCAAAAAAGGATTTAATGAAATTAATACTCAATTAAAGGAAAAACAAACAACTCCATTAGACTTTAAAAGTGATATAGATGCTGCTAAAGAATTTGGAGCTACAATAAAACTTTCGGATACTGTAGTGACAAAAGAAGACAAAAAATTTATGGACGGTTATGTAGCATATGGCCCAATGTTAAATAGGATTTTAAGAGGGGTTGACAAACATCCCGGAATTTCTGATATTGATATGTTCATTCATGGGATCGATAGTCTCTTTAAAAAAGAAGAAGCAAAGCTTCCTAATGATCTTATTGTATATCGAAGAACTGATGAGAGGGAATTTGCTCTTCCAGCTGGGTCTCTATTCACCAAGGATGGAAATGTTAATCACGATGCAATTAATAAACTAAAGAAATTGGAAGGTAAAATAAAAACGGATAAAGGGTTTATTAGCACATCACTAGCTCTTAATAATGTTCCTTTAGGTGGAAATCAGGAATCAATCCTGATACAAATGAAACTTCCAAAAGGGACTCCTGCAATTTACATGGATAATAGCTGGCTCGAGTTATTATTAAAGAGAGATTCTTCTTATAAAATTATAAATGTTAAAGGTATTGTTGTAAATGATAAGATCGTCGTCAATATAGAAACTGAGCTAGTACCAGAAAAACAGAAAAAATAAATTATATCTCAAATAAAAAAGTCGTCTACAAAATATCTATCAAGAATCTTGTATAGTCAGTCTTATCACTGACCACAGAGGCAATTGCAGGATATGGCTCAATTTTTCTTGGTGTGCTACCTTAAACGTATGAGACATGCTGGATTCTCCTTTGTGTAGAAGTGGTTGGTGGTACTTCTATTTTTACACAGAGAGAAGATAGCTGTCTCTTTTTATTTGAGTGAATCATGACGTAAAGAGCTTACATAAGGTTGAATTAAAACATAAAACAGCGGATATACAAAAGCTACAAATATACTAAAGTGAACAATAAACAGAACAGCTTCCTGATTAAAAATGGCCTCTATTGCATGAGCGATGATGCTTACTGGGTGCTGGATGATATCCCAACTATTCCAGCGTAGGAAACGGCCTAGATAGACGCCAATGCCTGTTAACAATTGTGTAATCAAAACAAAGAGCCAACCTAACACAGGACCAAAGCGTTGCGCCAAGATATCATGTAACAAGGCCAGAGATAAAAAGCCGAGTATAATCCCAGTTAAAGCAAAATAAAAGTTTAGCGTCACATCAAAATAGATAAAGTAGCGAATATTCAACGTGGTTAGATGCACAATATCCGTCACAATATAGGCCGCATTGGGAAGGAAGAACAACCACATGCCAGCTATCGGTAGCATCCCAATAGAAAAACGTTGCTTTCGTTGGTACCAGTCAAATAAAATCAAAGCCAAAATAAAGGGAATCCAAGCTAGCACTAGATTTGGGATAAGCAGCCAACGGAAAGTTAGGCGACCTGTGTCAAATACGCGATAAATCCATAAAAAGGCGGAGCCCGCTGACATAAGAACCATTACATAAAACAAGCGCAATAATGGTTTTTGTTTGAGAAAAGACATAGAGGTTCTCCTTTGGGTAATAGTGAAAGTTTCGTTTTATTATAGCTAGCATGATTAAAAGAGTCAAAATTTGTAATTTGTAAAACAATCTTATGCTTTCTATAAAAACAGCGTATAATGGAGAAGTCTGTTTACCGCAAACAGACAACCAGAAGAATTCCATGCCTTGGTGCATGGGAGAGGTTCGCGAACTCCCTCTATAAAAAACTACCTGGGGACAAGTTTCATATGACAGTTCAAGAACGCTCTTTCTTCGTAGACCCTTGAAGATTATTCTTCAAGAACACGAAAGGGATGAAGCGACATGAAAAAAGACAAAGCGGTGGTTGTATTTAGTGGTGGCCAAGATAGCACGACGTGTTTATTTTGGGCACAAAAACAGTTTGGTGAGGTGGAAGTAGTCACATTTGATTACGGTCAGCGTCACAAACAGGAAATTGAATGTGCACAGAAAATTGCCAAAGAACAAGGTGTAAAGCAGACCATCATGGACATGAGTCTGTTGAACCAATTGGCTCCTAATGCATTGACACGCAATGATGTACAGATTGAACAGGTAGAAGGCGAAATCCCCAATACATGTGTGGATGGACGCAATCTGCTCTTTTTGTCATTCGCAGCGGTCTATGCCAAGCAAATCGGTGCTCGTCATATCATCACTGGTGTTTGCGAAACCGATTTTAGCGGCTACCCAGACTGTCGGGATTCCTTTATCAAATCGCTCAATGTAACCTTGCAGTTGGCAATGGATTATCCATTTGTGATCCATACCCCACTCATGTGGTTAAACAAAGCGCAAACGTGGAAGCTATCTGATGAACTGGGAGCGTTTGAGTACGTTCGCGAAAAAACACTGACCTGTTACAACGGGGTGATTGGTGATGGATGTGGTGAATGTCCAGCC
It includes:
- a CDS encoding DUF4915 domain-containing protein → MLYIFLLTFLYKSEKLWTTLTDPHSPKQEGNCRYVCNSGLQCLLIQENDHIHKLYHPGYPRGICFTDEYILLGVSQPRTLVTDKNASINRYRFDQIPL
- a CDS encoding peptidase; translated protein: MKLPKMYKCLLATALLGPFTTYPEISHAASSEKEVINEQDANFKGLLGYYFNDKELKETALISNSESGDLSVDNDQIDDMLPDELKQFQSAMWTGFIKAGKSGKYTFSTSDNDHTMLWIDNQKVIDQSSSTQKINLEKGKLYKVKITYQPESSSANEFGLQLKWITPAGTEEIIPEGNLLLPDIKNQPENESSRKKRSITATSDDGVEDSDGDGIPDSLEIEGYTLDVKNKKLLLMPWIEKVHGKKVTKFGEPLTKYTSSPMKWSTASDPYSDFAKVSGIIDKKVQVKHPLLAAYPNLQVHMDKFIISKNRNEALENGGNTNSTISGSTSTSNTHSTEASVGAELKVSLLDFGGSVSTNFSDSNSQTVTIDHSSSESLGKNWSKSIGLNAGEAAYFNANIRYVNNGTAPIYEVAPTTSLVLGNNDTIATIKAKENQLANVVLPDRFYPSKDQAAISLQTKDDFGSSPITINKDQLDRLEQTRQMRLETDQVSGYVGVVDPKTKLVSVDKDKQWSHIIPQIEETTARLILKTPDDSEIERRVAAVDPDDMIEQTKPDVTLKEALKLAFGFEDKNGKLYYKNTSIDDFKLVFDEETAENIEKQLEDMETENIYDVQLHARMNILISPKKDEPIVDVEVSGWETIDGEEYYYRFDEMQTGWQTIDGKKYYFKENGVLVPSRVIEDGTYQIKTAVKNTSLVDWNRSDNNITVWETSNGSNQKWKLEYDNSHKAYVIRSLENNDKIMAWNAYQDSTNVFATQFEGKAEHFWIPELIDNGFYILKNKKDPTKVLDVDGSATSNGSNIQVRDYKGTDNQKWKLEQMKAN
- a CDS encoding lethal factor domain protein; the encoded protein is MTHRNKMLKVLSTTAMLLALTATSPAFSYITHAANGIHDVEDKKKEDKEKKDKEDKEKKEREKKSREERMKEISKGIVTTEVSSEEKQRLQDTQALLNKLSPEVLEMYEKVGGKIHLTDKNIAENSTLQDISEKDKQIKDSEGNEVSLDSHFVFSIGGKNPALIIHTEEYSESHTKSKEVYYEVGKAIARDTLGESAFVNETFLDAVHQAKADEDASALLLSHLPPHEGEYDTTYVKEHTNEFREVFAQAFSYYYEPSYQPVLKAYAPEMFRYMDDMSKKGFNEINTQLKEKQTTPLDFKSDIDAAKEFGATIKLSDTVVTKEDKKFMDGYVAYGPMLNRILRGVDKHPGISDIDMFIHGIDSLFKKEEAKLPNDLIVYRRTDEREFALPAGSLFTKDGNVNHDAINKLKKLEGKIKTDKGFISTSLALNNVPLGGNQESILIQMKLPKGTPAIYMDNSWLELLLKRDSSYKIINVKGIVVNDKIVVNIETELVPEKQKK
- a CDS encoding DUF1361 domain-containing protein, with amino-acid sequence MSFLKQKPLLRLFYVMVLMSAGSAFLWIYRVFDTGRLTFRWLLIPNLVLAWIPFILALILFDWYQRKQRFSIGMLPIAGMWLFFLPNAAYIVTDIVHLTTLNIRYFIYFDVTLNFYFALTGIILGFLSLALLHDILAQRFGPVLGWLFVLITQLLTGIGVYLGRFLRWNSWDIIQHPVSIIAHAIEAIFNQEAVLFIVHFSIFVAFVYPLFYVLIQPYVSSLRHDSLK
- the queC gene encoding 7-cyano-7-deazaguanine synthase QueC, with the translated sequence MKKDKAVVVFSGGQDSTTCLFWAQKQFGEVEVVTFDYGQRHKQEIECAQKIAKEQGVKQTIMDMSLLNQLAPNALTRNDVQIEQVEGEIPNTCVDGRNLLFLSFAAVYAKQIGARHIITGVCETDFSGYPDCRDSFIKSLNVTLQLAMDYPFVIHTPLMWLNKAQTWKLSDELGAFEYVREKTLTCYNGVIGDGCGECPACQLRAAGLKAYEEERAHNGKLL